A window from Aliamphritea hakodatensis encodes these proteins:
- a CDS encoding tyrosine-type recombinase/integrase codes for MSDKSFPGLPLFDSAKYFNQIPRNAVFPDQSPAVEKFVLSLGVDGALDDYRYTRDFLASYSKKSQDTYDKFRGDAERLLLWAWLIQRKSVVELRRRDLEEYTDFVAKPDSNWQAPATVRRFLSTNGRREPNEDWRPFRLAGAGKGRLNTKSWQGLFSNLSVYFNYLMAEDYAPGNHIPIVKKNCPYLRQETGINTAKRLSELQWEYLLSTAVAMADADQAHERTLFVIATLKSLKLRISELSERPNWLPVMSHFHRDHEGNWWYRTFGKGSKERDVSISDEYLKFLKRYRTHRGLTPLPSKDSSEPVIESRVKKRGIGSRQLRNIVEVAFTESCESLLKDGFEVEAAELRAATTHWLRHTGASMEVAAGRNLAHVQADLGHGSIRTTDELYVDSDNMERASSAKAQDV; via the coding sequence GTGTCTGACAAATCCTTTCCCGGTTTGCCGCTGTTTGATTCTGCAAAATACTTTAACCAGATCCCCAGAAATGCAGTCTTTCCCGATCAGTCACCGGCAGTCGAAAAATTTGTGCTTAGCCTCGGTGTTGATGGTGCGCTGGACGATTACCGCTATACCCGTGATTTTCTGGCCAGTTACAGTAAGAAAAGCCAGGATACCTACGATAAGTTCCGCGGTGATGCCGAACGCCTGCTGTTATGGGCGTGGCTGATTCAAAGAAAATCCGTTGTTGAGCTCCGTCGGCGCGATCTTGAAGAATACACAGACTTTGTCGCAAAACCTGACAGCAACTGGCAGGCACCAGCAACCGTACGTCGCTTTCTGAGTACTAATGGTCGGCGTGAACCTAATGAAGACTGGCGCCCTTTCCGTCTAGCCGGCGCCGGCAAAGGCCGCCTGAATACCAAGTCCTGGCAAGGGTTGTTTTCAAACCTGAGCGTGTATTTCAATTACCTGATGGCTGAGGATTACGCTCCGGGTAACCATATTCCTATCGTAAAGAAAAACTGCCCGTATTTACGCCAGGAAACCGGCATCAATACGGCTAAACGGCTGTCTGAACTGCAATGGGAGTATCTGCTTAGCACAGCTGTAGCCATGGCGGATGCCGATCAGGCCCATGAACGTACTTTGTTTGTTATCGCTACTCTTAAGTCCCTGAAACTGCGTATTTCTGAACTGTCTGAGCGGCCTAACTGGCTACCGGTTATGTCACACTTTCACCGGGATCATGAAGGAAACTGGTGGTATCGCACCTTTGGTAAAGGCTCTAAAGAACGGGATGTGTCTATCTCTGATGAGTATCTGAAGTTTCTCAAACGTTACCGTACACACCGTGGCTTAACCCCCCTGCCATCAAAGGATTCCAGCGAGCCTGTGATCGAATCCAGGGTTAAAAAGCGCGGTATTGGCAGCCGTCAGCTGCGTAATATTGTTGAAGTAGCCTTCACGGAGAGCTGTGAGTCGTTGTTAAAGGACGGCTTTGAAGTGGAGGCTGCAGAGCTTCGTGCTGCCACAACCCACTGGCTTCGGCACACGGGCGCTTCAATGGAAGTTGCCGCCGGTCGTAACCTGGCCCACGTTCAGGCGGATCTGGGGCATGGCAGCATCCGGACAACGGATGAGCTGTATGTGGATTCAGACAATATGGAGCGGGCGTCCAGTGCTAAGGCGCAGGATGTTTAG
- a CDS encoding sigma-54 dependent transcriptional regulator: protein MDTFIQGAAAGGNVRKAVYLDLADKHQYNINRFPFSDWSVDRVTTEYRAKNLISNQHYLVGMVYLSYLTDEQREKIINLIGYEYGTVWIALVEEGDLEDSRLRSLIYENFYDYFTLPLDSSLVNLKAVMGHAYGISLLRVASEREEDFIKTSEMVGASEPMRRIFEMIRKICMVDASVLISGETGTGKEMIARAIHQRSSRCEGPFVAINCGALPDTLIHSELFGHEKGAFTGAHERTIGRLESAHNGTCFLDEIGDLPLPLQVYLLRFLEEQTIERVGGSESFKIDTRIIAATNVNLKKAVEDGRFRKDLFYRLNVLNIHTPNLAERFEDIELLAKYFFRHFAKEYNTQCKGFSKQALYTMSNYEWPGNIREMINRIRRALIMTDNRLITADDLGMSSQDITHEIVSLDKARDKAEELAVRSTLHYVKGNISKAAKYLGISRVTLYRLIRKYDLQV from the coding sequence ATGGATACGTTCATTCAGGGTGCTGCCGCTGGTGGAAATGTAAGAAAAGCGGTCTATCTCGATCTGGCGGATAAGCACCAGTACAACATTAACAGGTTCCCGTTTTCAGACTGGTCTGTTGACCGTGTGACGACTGAATACCGGGCAAAGAATTTAATCAGTAATCAACATTATCTCGTGGGTATGGTTTATCTCAGTTACCTGACTGACGAGCAACGTGAAAAAATTATAAATCTGATCGGGTATGAATACGGCACTGTCTGGATTGCCCTGGTTGAAGAAGGAGATCTTGAAGACAGCCGTTTACGGTCACTTATTTACGAAAATTTTTATGATTACTTCACCCTCCCCCTGGACAGCAGTCTGGTTAACCTGAAGGCGGTTATGGGGCACGCCTATGGGATATCTCTGCTTCGGGTGGCCAGTGAGCGGGAAGAAGATTTCATAAAAACCAGTGAAATGGTCGGTGCTAGTGAACCCATGCGGCGGATATTCGAAATGATCCGAAAAATATGTATGGTGGATGCATCTGTCCTCATCTCCGGTGAAACAGGCACGGGTAAAGAGATGATTGCCCGGGCAATTCATCAGCGTTCTTCCCGCTGTGAAGGCCCTTTTGTGGCAATTAACTGCGGTGCGCTGCCGGATACTCTGATTCACTCAGAGCTGTTCGGTCATGAAAAAGGCGCATTTACCGGCGCCCATGAACGAACGATCGGGCGTCTGGAATCTGCGCATAACGGCACATGTTTTCTGGACGAAATTGGCGATCTGCCCCTGCCGTTGCAGGTGTATCTGTTGCGCTTTCTTGAAGAGCAAACCATCGAGCGGGTTGGCGGCAGTGAGTCATTTAAGATTGATACCCGTATCATTGCCGCGACGAATGTTAATCTTAAGAAAGCTGTGGAAGATGGCCGCTTTCGCAAAGATCTGTTCTACCGGCTGAATGTGCTCAATATTCATACGCCAAACCTGGCTGAGCGTTTTGAAGATATTGAACTGCTGGCAAAGTATTTTTTCCGTCATTTTGCGAAAGAATACAACACCCAGTGCAAAGGCTTTTCCAAACAGGCGCTGTACACAATGAGTAATTATGAGTGGCCGGGCAATATTCGCGAGATGATCAACCGTATCCGTCGGGCGCTTATCATGACAGATAACCGGCTGATTACCGCAGATGATCTCGGTATGTCGAGCCAGGACATTACGCATGAGATCGTTTCGCTGGATAAAGCCCGGGATAAAGCAGAGGAACTTGCGGTGCGCAGTACCCTGCATTACGTAAAAGGCAATATATCCAAAGCGGCAAAATATCTGGGTATATCCCGGGTGACGCTTTACCGCCTTATCAGGAAATACGACTTACAGGTCTGA
- a CDS encoding general secretion pathway protein GspB, whose amino-acid sequence MSYILDSLKRSDKERTLGSVPTLQSLPLISDTPPRKRTINAKWLVISAALLLAAYTASLLIMSDTPVRVTAHTPVQSTAAIAGENVIPAEKTTDTQNIMNPEVIPTEHATSVTSDDLPEIKPHDGFGISSSTQNRLKGVKVQLQDHKTKAPSQPEAQQAATVTQPKGRSEQPVETTSESSLSAAEQSIRPRLLTAPEKLPPTATKHKNPPARDPYQGILHARQLPEGLKRELPELNFSVHIYSANAASRMVKINGRSYRQGENVSQGLRLDEITRDGVIMTFKAQRFWQLSR is encoded by the coding sequence GTGTCATATATTCTCGACTCTCTCAAACGTTCTGACAAAGAGCGCACACTGGGATCAGTACCCACACTGCAGAGCCTGCCGCTGATAAGCGATACGCCACCACGTAAACGAACCATCAATGCAAAATGGCTGGTAATATCGGCAGCGCTTCTGCTGGCCGCTTATACAGCTAGCCTGCTAATCATGTCAGACACACCAGTAAGAGTAACAGCCCATACACCTGTGCAGTCAACGGCGGCAATAGCCGGAGAAAACGTCATACCGGCTGAGAAAACAACGGACACACAAAACATTATGAATCCGGAAGTAATCCCTACAGAGCACGCCACAAGTGTAACGTCTGATGACTTGCCGGAGATAAAGCCCCATGACGGATTCGGCATTTCATCATCTACACAGAACCGTTTAAAAGGCGTTAAAGTCCAGTTACAGGATCACAAAACAAAGGCTCCCAGCCAGCCTGAAGCTCAACAGGCTGCAACAGTAACTCAGCCGAAAGGCCGTTCTGAGCAACCGGTAGAAACCACCAGTGAAAGCTCGCTGTCTGCAGCAGAACAAAGCATCAGACCAAGGTTGCTCACGGCGCCTGAAAAACTGCCGCCAACCGCAACAAAGCATAAGAATCCCCCGGCCAGAGATCCTTACCAGGGGATTCTGCATGCCCGGCAACTGCCGGAAGGCTTAAAAAGAGAGCTTCCGGAACTGAACTTCAGCGTACATATTTATTCAGCCAACGCGGCCAGTCGCATGGTAAAGATAAACGGCCGGAGCTATCGACAGGGGGAAAATGTTTCACAGGGTCTCAGGCTGGATGAAATCACCCGCGACGGGGTGATTATGACCTTCAAAGCTCAGCGCTTCTGGCAACTTTCGCGGTGA
- a CDS encoding Ig-like domain-containing protein: MALLKNSFVRAISSLSFVSFIGLSAAEVVASSHVSHVHSKGVSQGAGENTTKGMPAHIREKLQSRLELEGTIEKVYEDFPDGSHQLNHYLITGNDRFPLHMYGQQKNLRSGQKARVRGWAFKGQQNDDQIAVETGDDILIMGATGGDNGGTAGIMPNTFGERKIAVFLVNFQDSPNDKPWTTSQVRDNVFGLVNDFIQETSYNQTWLSGDVYNWITLPLDGNTSCPSNYHLQVDQIAQNQGVNLADYEHIMYMIPPDSACSTNAGTVGSNGVSRAWISSPLSLDIVAHEFGHNLGLSHAHSLNCQNGVLESNCQSATYGDLLDIMGTNVGHMNAFNKSLLGWLGYGQSPAVTTVTSSGIYEIAPLESNTTGSKALKIAAGNDATTGDTVWYYLEYRQPIGFDAEHFEDGYERYPENLANGVIFHRATGTQSNSSYLLDMTPDSITSFASYDFRDAALEVGQTYIDDEFGISITPVSNTANGISISVSLDGTAPDPVPDTNAAPVAVNDSAATSENATVTVNVLANDSDADGDSLSITSVSGVNGSAQISGGNIVFTPASGFSGTESFSYTLSDGQGGTDSATVTVTVTANSQNNAPVAKNDSASTNAGTAVTIAVLNNDSDSDGDSLTITAANSLQGNVSISGSQLVFTPASGFTGTATVNYSISDGNGGTDNGAVSVSVNPVSSNTAPVAVADLAQISSKTTVQIAVLENDYDAENDTLTVAGVTQGSKGTVSVSNGVLVYSPHKSFKNSDSFTYTISDGKATATATVTVQLSSGTGGDDSSGGGNKGKGRNK; this comes from the coding sequence ATGGCTTTACTCAAAAATTCTTTCGTGCGCGCCATCAGCTCACTGAGCTTTGTTTCTTTTATAGGGTTATCCGCAGCTGAGGTTGTGGCCTCTTCCCATGTTTCCCATGTTCATTCAAAGGGCGTATCCCAGGGCGCTGGCGAGAATACCACAAAAGGTATGCCGGCACATATCCGTGAAAAGCTCCAGAGCCGGTTGGAACTCGAAGGCACTATTGAGAAGGTATATGAAGACTTCCCGGACGGCAGCCATCAGCTTAATCACTATCTGATAACCGGTAATGACCGTTTCCCGTTGCATATGTATGGTCAGCAAAAAAACCTGCGCAGCGGACAGAAAGCACGGGTACGGGGCTGGGCGTTTAAAGGCCAGCAGAATGATGATCAGATCGCCGTTGAAACCGGTGATGATATCCTGATCATGGGCGCTACCGGTGGGGATAACGGCGGCACTGCCGGCATTATGCCGAATACCTTTGGGGAGCGTAAGATAGCGGTTTTCCTGGTGAATTTTCAGGACTCACCAAATGATAAGCCGTGGACGACCAGCCAGGTCCGGGACAACGTATTTGGCCTGGTAAACGATTTCATTCAGGAAACGTCTTATAACCAGACATGGCTGAGCGGTGACGTGTACAACTGGATCACCCTTCCTCTGGATGGCAATACCTCCTGCCCTTCGAACTATCACCTGCAGGTGGATCAGATAGCCCAGAATCAGGGTGTAAACCTGGCCGATTATGAGCACATCATGTACATGATCCCACCTGACAGTGCCTGTTCAACCAATGCCGGCACCGTTGGCAGCAACGGTGTATCCCGTGCCTGGATCAGTTCTCCCCTGTCGCTGGATATCGTGGCCCATGAGTTTGGTCACAACCTGGGGCTTTCCCATGCCCACAGCCTTAACTGCCAGAACGGTGTGCTTGAGAGTAACTGCCAGTCTGCAACTTATGGCGATTTGCTGGATATCATGGGTACTAACGTTGGTCATATGAATGCTTTCAACAAATCATTACTCGGCTGGCTGGGTTACGGTCAGTCACCGGCGGTAACAACGGTTACTTCCTCAGGAATCTATGAGATTGCCCCGCTTGAGTCCAATACTACTGGCAGCAAAGCGCTTAAAATCGCCGCCGGTAACGATGCAACAACCGGTGATACAGTGTGGTACTACCTGGAATACCGGCAGCCGATTGGCTTCGATGCAGAGCATTTCGAAGACGGTTATGAGCGCTATCCTGAAAACCTGGCGAACGGTGTGATTTTCCACCGTGCAACAGGCACCCAGAGTAACAGCAGTTATTTGCTGGATATGACACCGGACAGCATTACCAGTTTTGCCAGCTACGATTTCCGCGATGCTGCTCTGGAAGTCGGCCAGACGTACATTGATGATGAATTTGGTATCTCCATTACACCGGTCTCGAATACCGCTAACGGTATCAGTATCAGCGTGTCTCTGGACGGTACCGCACCGGACCCCGTTCCGGATACCAATGCTGCGCCGGTTGCAGTGAATGACAGCGCGGCAACCAGCGAGAATGCCACGGTAACGGTCAATGTGCTGGCTAACGATAGCGATGCTGACGGCGACAGTCTGAGCATTACCTCTGTTTCAGGCGTGAACGGTTCTGCTCAGATCAGTGGCGGTAATATTGTGTTTACGCCGGCCAGTGGTTTCAGTGGTACAGAAAGCTTCAGCTATACACTGTCTGATGGCCAGGGTGGTACTGACAGCGCAACGGTTACCGTTACTGTGACAGCAAACAGCCAGAACAATGCCCCGGTTGCCAAGAATGACAGTGCCAGTACGAATGCGGGAACAGCAGTAACGATTGCCGTATTAAACAACGACAGCGACAGCGATGGCGACAGCCTGACGATCACTGCCGCTAACAGCTTGCAGGGCAATGTCAGCATCAGTGGCAGCCAGCTTGTATTCACCCCGGCCAGTGGCTTTACCGGTACTGCAACTGTTAACTACAGCATCAGTGATGGTAACGGTGGTACCGACAACGGGGCAGTCTCTGTTTCTGTGAATCCGGTCTCATCAAACACAGCACCGGTCGCGGTTGCGGACCTGGCACAGATCAGCAGTAAAACCACAGTTCAGATCGCTGTTCTGGAAAATGATTATGATGCGGAGAATGATACGCTGACCGTTGCAGGTGTTACTCAGGGCAGTAAAGGTACTGTCAGTGTCAGCAACGGTGTGCTGGTGTATTCACCGCATAAGAGTTTCAAAAACTCCGACAGCTTTACCTACACCATAAGCGACGGTAAAGCCACGGCAACGGCAACCGTGACTGTGCAGTTATCATCCGGTACGGGTGGAGATGACAGCAGTGGTGGCGGAAATAAAGGCAAAGGCCGTAATAAGTAA
- a CDS encoding response regulator produces MSELIKVLLVDDHPVVRAGFQRLLDNDSRIDIIAEASSGQEAVEKYFETQPDVIIMDLSMPQDDSEQEGMQAYGGLEAIRKIRAKDPKAKVLVLTVMESEPFPAHVVQAGASGYLTKRCAPDELLMAVCEVASGKTYFAESIKEKLSPGSGEEGTPFGLLTKREFQIFSCLAEGQPVAHIAEKMFLSPKTVHAHRANILRKLKISNNSELVHMAIRHNIVQA; encoded by the coding sequence ATGAGTGAACTGATCAAAGTACTTTTAGTGGATGATCATCCTGTAGTGCGGGCAGGTTTTCAGAGATTGCTTGATAATGATAGCCGCATAGACATTATTGCCGAGGCAAGCAGTGGGCAGGAAGCAGTTGAAAAATACTTCGAAACCCAGCCAGACGTGATAATTATGGACCTTTCAATGCCCCAGGATGATTCCGAACAGGAAGGCATGCAGGCATATGGAGGGCTAGAGGCTATCAGAAAAATCCGTGCAAAAGACCCTAAAGCCAAAGTACTGGTTTTAACGGTTATGGAGAGTGAGCCGTTTCCGGCCCATGTTGTTCAGGCGGGTGCCAGTGGTTATTTAACCAAGCGCTGTGCGCCGGATGAGCTTTTAATGGCTGTTTGTGAAGTCGCCAGCGGGAAAACATATTTCGCTGAGAGTATCAAAGAAAAGCTTTCGCCCGGCAGTGGCGAAGAAGGTACGCCTTTTGGTTTGCTGACAAAGCGTGAATTTCAGATATTCTCATGCCTGGCAGAGGGGCAGCCGGTTGCGCATATTGCAGAGAAAATGTTTCTCAGCCCTAAGACTGTTCATGCGCACCGGGCAAATATTTTACGGAAACTGAAGATTAGTAATAATTCTGAATTGGTTCACATGGCGATTCGTCACAACATAGTTCAGGCTTAA
- the gap gene encoding type I glyceraldehyde-3-phosphate dehydrogenase, whose amino-acid sequence MTTRVAINGFGRIGRNILRALYESGRQHEINVVAINDLGDPASNIHLCQYDSVHGKFATQIQLVNNEMHVGSDRINMLSEADPQALPWSDLDIDIVFECTGRFTSKEAASVHLNQGAKRVLVSAPCSGADATIVYGVNHHNLRADHRVISNASCTTNCLAPMAKIFNDAIGIRQGVMTTIHAYTNDQHLSDTAGGDLYRARAAALSMIPTKTGAAQAVGLVLPEMNGKLTGMAVRVPTANVSLVDLSFIPERETSADEINSLMQAAALDQYHQILHYNELPLVSVDFNHHPASCIFDSTQTLYADGLVKVFGWYDNEWGFSNRMLDTCKAIAAL is encoded by the coding sequence ATGACTACACGTGTCGCAATCAATGGTTTTGGTCGTATCGGTAGAAACATATTGCGTGCTTTATATGAGTCAGGACGACAGCACGAAATCAACGTAGTAGCCATCAATGATCTGGGCGATCCGGCCAGCAATATTCACCTCTGCCAGTACGACAGTGTGCATGGCAAATTCGCTACTCAGATACAGCTGGTTAATAATGAAATGCACGTCGGATCCGACCGCATTAACATGCTCAGCGAAGCAGACCCGCAGGCACTGCCCTGGTCTGATCTTGATATCGACATTGTGTTTGAATGCACCGGCAGATTTACATCAAAAGAAGCCGCCTCTGTGCATCTGAATCAGGGCGCAAAACGGGTTTTGGTATCCGCCCCCTGCAGCGGTGCCGACGCCACCATCGTCTATGGCGTCAACCATCACAACCTGCGCGCTGACCACAGAGTTATCTCTAACGCGTCTTGCACAACCAACTGCCTGGCCCCTATGGCTAAGATTTTTAATGACGCCATTGGCATTCGCCAGGGGGTTATGACAACCATTCATGCTTATACCAATGACCAGCATCTTTCCGATACCGCCGGCGGGGATCTTTACCGTGCACGGGCAGCAGCACTCTCGATGATTCCAACCAAAACCGGCGCGGCTCAGGCGGTCGGTCTGGTATTACCGGAAATGAATGGCAAGCTTACCGGCATGGCTGTCCGGGTCCCGACAGCCAACGTCTCCCTGGTAGATCTGAGTTTTATCCCTGAACGGGAAACCAGCGCTGATGAAATCAACAGTCTGATGCAGGCCGCTGCGCTGGATCAGTACCATCAAATACTGCATTACAATGAGTTACCGCTGGTATCTGTTGATTTTAATCACCACCCCGCTTCCTGCATCTTCGACTCTACACAGACGCTCTATGCCGATGGACTGGTGAAGGTATTTGGCTGGTATGACAACGAATGGGGATTCTCCAACCGTATGCTGGATACCTGCAAGGCGATTGCCGCCCTGTAA
- a CDS encoding DNA-binding protein: MSEHDSTYQKVFIAADELLAKGQRPTQQSVRDLLGTGSLTTINKALNAWWQSLGERLQMQRQRPDIPEHIFDMANGIWEKALAHSDAEMSAKKQALEMEYADKLAALNAREATLISNKASDFSATDTQSGQKVIQLTDENLRLSQHNQRLEGELTNLRDAYQQSQQQIIQQDLRLQSLEAEKSAKEQEVQRLHSLILSLNK, translated from the coding sequence ATGAGCGAACACGATTCAACCTATCAGAAAGTCTTTATTGCAGCGGATGAGTTGCTGGCGAAAGGCCAGCGACCTACTCAGCAATCTGTGCGGGATCTGCTGGGAACCGGCAGCCTGACAACCATTAATAAAGCCCTGAATGCGTGGTGGCAAAGTCTCGGTGAACGGCTGCAAATGCAGCGTCAGCGACCGGATATCCCGGAGCATATTTTTGACATGGCGAACGGAATTTGGGAGAAGGCGCTGGCCCATTCAGACGCTGAAATGTCAGCTAAAAAGCAGGCGCTTGAGATGGAATATGCCGATAAACTGGCAGCGCTGAATGCCCGTGAAGCGACCCTGATATCAAACAAAGCATCTGATTTTTCAGCGACGGATACACAAAGCGGGCAGAAAGTAATTCAATTAACGGATGAAAATTTACGGCTCTCGCAGCATAATCAAAGACTTGAAGGCGAACTGACGAATTTGCGCGATGCATATCAGCAATCGCAGCAGCAAATAATTCAGCAGGATTTACGGCTTCAGTCACTGGAAGCCGAAAAATCTGCAAAGGAACAGGAGGTGCAGCGTCTGCATTCACTGATCCTGAGTCTGAATAAATAA
- a CDS encoding ExeA family protein gives MYSHYFGLTEPPFSIAPNPRFLYMSEQHREALAHLLYGINSNGGFVLLTGEVGTGKTTVTRCLLEQLPENTEVALILNPKYTVTELLATICDDLGIFITADSRSLKEYVDRINQHLITNHRHNKNTVLIIDEAQNLSTDVLETVRLLTNLETNTQKLLQIILVGQPELLELLSQPMLRQLNQRITARYHLKALQPDEIQAYINHRLAVAGVDCPLFNLDATKRLYKLTKGVPRLINIICDRALLGAYVQRENTVKIDVLGKAAGEVFGEQQVKKKYLPQFIKPVWSGVLVSVIAGFLIFGYPGYQALISHAQALVNHQTDKTDTVNTFPETPAIAATTADRTEPEKLTNRHASSVTVKGFEEAEQPERQNTDIQTPENTPSDQTDQHKQNDATPTRNVALLTPPQEVEPEAEITGKPAASDPVTSAATPTLSNPANWYWEGEEQADLSKTLAYQYLFELWGENYDPLQQPDVCKAASSFGLSCYFRVSNLDELRRINLPTVIKMQNARGQIFYATISAIDGEIARLYVAEETRYVELKNLELWLSGNFTLFWNPPDGYKHILKPGKKGPEVTWLDKQLAAIQGRAPRQPSPQRYDEALVWQVKKFQTTAGLIPDGVVGPKTLIQLTVKAGKDTPQLTSP, from the coding sequence ATGTACAGCCATTATTTTGGGTTAACTGAGCCGCCATTCTCAATTGCACCCAATCCTCGTTTTCTCTATATGAGTGAGCAACACAGAGAAGCACTGGCACATTTACTGTATGGCATTAACAGTAACGGCGGCTTTGTGTTGCTGACCGGTGAAGTGGGAACCGGTAAAACCACTGTGACGCGGTGCCTGCTTGAACAGCTTCCTGAGAACACCGAAGTTGCCCTGATTCTTAACCCCAAATACACAGTTACCGAATTATTGGCCACCATTTGTGATGATCTCGGTATCTTCATAACAGCCGACTCCCGCAGCCTGAAAGAATACGTAGACCGGATTAACCAGCACCTGATTACAAACCACCGCCATAACAAAAATACGGTGCTGATCATCGATGAAGCACAAAACCTTTCGACCGATGTCCTTGAAACTGTTCGCCTTCTGACCAACCTGGAGACCAATACTCAAAAACTGTTACAGATTATTCTGGTGGGCCAGCCGGAACTGCTTGAACTGCTGTCCCAGCCCATGCTGCGTCAGCTCAATCAGCGAATCACCGCCCGGTATCACCTTAAAGCACTGCAGCCGGATGAAATTCAGGCATATATTAATCACCGTCTGGCGGTGGCAGGCGTAGACTGCCCCCTGTTTAATCTGGACGCCACAAAACGGCTATATAAGCTGACAAAAGGTGTTCCCAGACTGATCAACATCATCTGTGACCGGGCGCTTTTGGGCGCCTACGTACAGCGGGAAAATACAGTCAAAATAGACGTTCTGGGTAAGGCTGCAGGGGAAGTGTTCGGTGAGCAACAGGTAAAGAAAAAATACCTCCCGCAATTCATTAAGCCGGTCTGGTCAGGTGTTCTGGTATCAGTCATTGCCGGCTTTCTGATCTTTGGCTACCCAGGCTATCAGGCACTGATCAGCCACGCACAGGCGCTGGTGAATCACCAAACAGACAAAACAGATACAGTTAACACATTCCCGGAAACACCGGCGATAGCCGCCACAACAGCCGACCGTACAGAACCGGAAAAATTAACAAACAGACATGCTTCATCAGTAACCGTTAAAGGCTTTGAAGAAGCAGAGCAGCCTGAACGCCAAAATACAGATATACAAACACCTGAAAACACTCCGTCAGACCAGACAGATCAGCACAAACAAAACGATGCCACGCCTACCCGCAACGTTGCACTACTTACCCCGCCTCAGGAGGTGGAGCCTGAAGCTGAAATTACTGGAAAACCCGCCGCATCTGACCCGGTAACATCTGCAGCCACCCCAACACTGTCGAACCCGGCAAACTGGTACTGGGAGGGGGAAGAGCAGGCTGATCTGAGCAAAACACTGGCATATCAGTATCTGTTTGAGCTGTGGGGCGAAAATTATGACCCCTTACAGCAACCTGATGTTTGCAAGGCAGCCAGCAGCTTCGGACTCAGCTGTTATTTCAGGGTCAGTAATCTGGATGAATTACGTCGGATAAATCTGCCTACCGTTATCAAAATGCAGAACGCCCGGGGACAAATCTTTTACGCCACCATCAGTGCAATTGACGGTGAAATTGCCCGCTTATATGTGGCCGAAGAAACCCGCTATGTAGAGCTGAAAAACCTTGAACTTTGGTTGTCCGGCAATTTTACCCTGTTCTGGAATCCGCCCGACGGATATAAACACATCTTAAAGCCCGGCAAAAAAGGCCCTGAAGTCACCTGGCTTGATAAACAACTGGCTGCCATTCAGGGGCGCGCGCCAAGACAACCGTCACCACAACGTTATGATGAAGCGCTGGTCTGGCAGGTTAAAAAATTTCAGACGACAGCCGGCCTGATACCGGACGGTGTAGTCGGGCCAAAAACACTTATCCAACTGACGGTAAAGGCTGGAAAAGACACACCACAACTGACCAGTCCATAG
- a CDS encoding response regulator translates to MDIYLEKNATYEDVLEAIREVDVSAAVCCTEEAVFALAKDVLVKEKQAGVTVQLVDEQGFAVRQVTSKTPEEDRPTDCQLSTRQAAVVRALEKVLMHCKKEGVQLVGYSDELVAMPAQVDPEDVSPAVALDVETFGVYRGADAIIK, encoded by the coding sequence ATGGATATATATCTGGAAAAAAACGCCACGTATGAGGATGTCCTGGAAGCTATTCGCGAAGTGGATGTAAGTGCGGCGGTTTGTTGCACTGAAGAAGCGGTATTCGCACTGGCAAAAGACGTTTTGGTCAAAGAAAAGCAGGCGGGCGTCACCGTTCAGCTTGTGGATGAGCAGGGTTTTGCGGTTCGTCAGGTGACCAGCAAAACACCGGAAGAAGACCGGCCGACTGATTGTCAGCTGAGTACCCGACAGGCAGCCGTTGTGCGGGCGCTTGAAAAAGTTTTGATGCATTGCAAAAAAGAGGGTGTCCAGCTTGTAGGGTACAGTGACGAACTGGTTGCAATGCCAGCCCAGGTTGACCCGGAAGACGTATCGCCGGCAGTTGCACTGGATGTTGAAACCTTTGGAGTGTATCGCGGTGCGGATGCAATAATTAAATGA